In the Arachis hypogaea cultivar Tifrunner chromosome 20, arahy.Tifrunner.gnm2.J5K5, whole genome shotgun sequence genome, ttCTCTCTCATTTAGTTGATATTTACCTAAAGTTGAGAGTTCTCCATGATGATCtcacactatttttttttttagaatttaaaatttattagtgttaaaaatttatagtttgagatttagaataaaaaattaatataaaaaaatagttgaTATTTACCTAAAAAATTTGGCTttgtaaataaacttttttttcttaataagtTTTTGATATTCACCTAAAACTTTACCTATTTTACGAATACTAAAATTTTGTTtaatccttatttatttatttatttatttattttttgttttcatatttactatttattattactagtgtattagtattAACTATTAAGATGTCTAtcaatttacttttttataaattaaatagacaatagtagtaataataaaattttaattttaaccaagATGATAAGTAtgctatatttaaaaaaaaaatcataaattcaattttttgagttaacaaaatatttttttaattatatatgataGCCGCCATTTTAGGAAAGAAAATTTATAcatctattttttaatatatctcattatatataatagatttttgtttatgaaattTTCATGTCTGAAAAATGAAAATTGTAGGGAGACAAAAGAAACTTGCAGAGTACTACAAGAGGCAGGAAAGGCTCCTTAAAGGGTATCAAGAAGTGGATTCATTTACTGACTTGGGAATGTTACCTTCTCAAATGACTAAGGTTTTTTTAAACTTCAATTTGAATATTCACCCTTTATTttgtttagtaaagtatgaattAGGTCCTGAACATTTTAACTTCGaattaattagtttttttgtttttaaatattaattcggTCTTCTACAATATAACAATAAATACGTTATATTCTTCTATTAGTTCATCACATAAAATTTAGCAGTAATACGTATATGTATGGTTAATTATTGTGATATGTCTATTTATGAAATATCGTCGCATAGATAATAATTTTTGGAACGAAATTTCACTTATTTTGATAAGATtgtagtaaataaaaaataattgagaaATGTTATatagaaacttaaaaaataataatgttttactgtctaaaattatattattttcatgtttatatgaCAACAACAGAACATCCACCATTATAGATAATGAAATATATAGACAATATCGTTTCGTTTCATACTATTTATTGATGAAAGGACATACATGTCCATTATTTACGATATTGATATGTTTTTTTTAATGACTATTTAATACGAAGTCAAAATCTTTGAAAATCTAATTatcattttattctatttttttttagtaaattccCAATCTCATTGCCAAGATAAAATCATGTCTAGGTATTTAAAAGTGATATTAATATCTGGTTGCTTTTAATTAGTGTAAATAAACGACATAATAAATAGACAccataaaatataaatatgtttgattgaattaaaatttaactattttttgtatacataaaaaaattattaaatatatgtgagaatataaaatatatattaaaaataatttaaataataaatatatttatatacaaatatatagtgGTCGATTTAGCGACGGATCGgttaagaaaaacaaagaaatgtattttatattttcaggAGGAGATGAAGGaagttgaaaggagtgaaagagCAGCAATATATGCATCAAACATAGGAAACATGGTGCTGTTTGGTGCAAAAGTGTATGCATCTGTTGAGAGTATGTCACTGGCTGTGATTGCATCAACACTGGACTCACTCTTGGATCTCTTGtctgggttcatactttggttcACTTCTTACTCTATGAGTAAACCAAACCATCACAAGTACCCTATTGGCAAGAACCGCATGCAACCTGTGGTATGTCTtctttaattctcttagtttctGTGTTTTCTACGGTATTTTCCAATTCGATAAGTCAATGACTAATCTGTCGCAGTACCGAACTCATTTAAGAATTTATCGTTGGCCAATGAATTGTTGCATGTACAAGACGGTATTTGAAAtccaacacttgtttaagcggactaCTGAGTTAACCATTAGACTAATCTAACTTGATTCTTCTATATacaatataatacacaaatttcAATTGAAATCTATCCAAGATTCCTTAATTATTATGGGAATGTTTGTAGAGAGGAATTATTTTatgtttggaaaaagatttgaaaatatatctttttgaaATGGTACATACTTAATAGGTCAATAACAAGTGCTGTATtttgtattaattaaataattttttattttttatttattatattttatatcaatagtTTCGATTTAGAATTTAAcgtttaggatttaagatttaggatttaggatttagaatttagaatttagaattcgtAAAATACTATATTCATTTTTTGCATTCGCGTttagaaataattaaactattttctttTTACTGTAAAGGATTTAAAAGTTGACTATTTTAACCATAAAgtatataaattaatttgataCTCATAAAAATTGAATTAGTTAGACAAAGATACCTAATGGACTAACCCAATATTTGATGAATTAAGCTTTTTTTAAgtataaaaattgataaaataagaaaataaaaatttaatcatccTTTAATCAACAGAAATTATATATTCAAtagtgattaaattattattttgtgaCTTTATAATATTTCTCACTTAgaggattttttttatatttaatggaTATTAAGTTAGTCTATGTCTTTCATAATTGGAATTTTCGTaaacaattaaatttatatattaaaaataaaaattttattctattttcgagtattttgtgtttttcaaaatgcTTTTCACCCAATAATTCTATCTAAGTATTCCCGCTTTCTACATGCATGGGATGGGATTGTATCACTCATgtgaaaatgtttttttttttttttccttataaaAAGACAAAATTACACCATATGCTATATATCCATTATTGTGGTCCACTTGGTGAAAAAATACAAAGTATTTTCCAAAAAGCGCATATATTTGCTAAAATTATTTCCGGTGACATGATAACGTTGTAGATATCCTATTAGCAAGAAGAAAACAATTAATTCATCTACCAATAATAGGGTTAATGATCAAATTAGGGTTATTCTCTAATTTTATCCTTAAAAAATTTTGTCAATTAAATTAATtcttcaaaaattataaattaattatttttttcattccaTCACTCAATTAATAATTTCTATCAATgatgatataaaatattaattaatagcaTACATGACACCTGCTCACTTAGCATGTCCAATTGAACGTTGAAcaaatatctttatgaaaatatatcaatttagtatttttttcaattaaaaaaaaaaacatattcctAATATAACTTAATGacactaaattgatagattttcataaatatatttgttcAACGTTTAATTGAATATTCTAAGTGTCATGAATGATGTGAGTTAACATTTTATATCATCAATCGTTGACGAAAATTGATAAGTGAGTGACTGAAGGAcaaaaatgattaatttataGTTTTTGAATGACCAATTTGATTGATAATATTTTTCAAGAGCGTCCTTGAAGAACGAGTCATCTTTCAAGGACGTATTTGAAGAACGAGTCATCTTTTtgggactaatttgactattaacccacTAATAATAACATTGTTTTGAGTATGTAACATTATTGCTCTTCTAAAATTATGAATGGTGTGATTTTGATAGGGGATTGTTGTATTTGCATCAGTCATGGCCACTCTTGGATTACAAATATTGTTTGAATCAATTAGGCAAATCATCACCAAGGTACACATCCAAAACATGCTAATTATTCATAACCAAAGTCACTACTCATTACCTACCATAAAATTCATTCACTGACAGACTCAACCAGAGAGGGATCCTGTAAAAGAAAAATGGATGATAGGGATTATGGTGGCAGCATCTTTGGTAAAACTTTTGCTCATGACTTATTGCCAAAGgttcaagaatgaaataattaggGCCTATGCTCAAGACCATTTCTTTGATGTCATCACAAACTCTATTGGCTTAGCTGCAGCTGTTCTTGCCATCAAATTCTACTGGTGGATTGACCCTCTTGGGGCTATCTTGGTAAATTCCATACTAATTACTGCAGCTGTTCTTGTGATTTTGATAACCCTAAATACTTGTTTGTTTCACTCTTTTTGGTTTATCGACtctgtttaattattaataaacctAAACAGTGAATGAGACCATTGTTATAAGATGGAGGgaataataattaaagtaattCTCAATTTtgttctaataattaatatatgttgaACAATTATGCAGATAGCTATATATACAATCAGCAACTGGGCAAAAACAGTGATGGAGAATGTATGGTCATTGATTGGAAGAACAGCCCCACCAGAGTATATtgcaaaacttacatatctttgtTGGAACCATGACAAAGAGATCAAGCACATTGACACAATGAGGGCATACAGATATGGTTCCAATTACTTTGTTGAGGTAGACATAGTTGTATCAGAAGAAATGTCACTTAGTCAAGCACATGATATTGGAGAATCACTTCAGGAAAAGCTtgagaaattacctgaaattgagAGGGCATTTGTTCACATTGATTTGAACACCACTCATAAGCTTGAGCATAATCCTAAGGTGGTGTAGCATAGCAAGAAATTGATTAAGCTATATTCAGTGTAATAGTAATGGTGATTACTTATTGATTACTTGGCATAGAATATTACAAGCATTtgcttcaaaaaataaattatgggtGAAAGAGAATGTAGTGTTAGTTCTTGTAAAACAATTTCTTCAAATGTATGAGA is a window encoding:
- the LOC112784815 gene encoding metal tolerance protein 9; translated protein: MERENNNNDKKKKNGSSSSSEECSNYRMELLSPEATAENVSMARQPSWRINMDQYRLPQRNIMDSRFGLSLLLALRRQKKLAEYYKRQERLLKGYQEVDSFTDLGMLPSQMTKEEMKEVERSERAAIYASNIGNMVLFGAKVYASVESMSLAVIASTLDSLLDLLSGFILWFTSYSMSKPNHHKYPIGKNRMQPVGIVVFASVMATLGLQILFESIRQIITKTQPERDPVKEKWMIGIMVAASLVKLLLMTYCQRFKNEIIRAYAQDHFFDVITNSIGLAAAVLAIKFYWWIDPLGAILIAIYTISNWAKTVMENVWSLIGRTAPPEYIAKLTYLCWNHDKEIKHIDTMRAYRYGSNYFVEVDIVVSEEMSLSQAHDIGESLQEKLEKLPEIERAFVHIDLNTTHKLEHNPKVV